The Hippopotamus amphibius kiboko isolate mHipAmp2 chromosome 16, mHipAmp2.hap2, whole genome shotgun sequence genomic interval ACTCTTCCTCCAACTACAGCCTCGGGTCGACGTCTGTCACCGCCGTATCCTCAGCTGAGAGCAACGTCCAGCAGTGCAGCCGCTCTAAACGTGACAGCTGAGGGCTGACTAACGTGTGACGCGTCACCATGTCCAGTGGGGAACTCTAAGCAAACGTGGAGGCTTATAAAATGCTGTTCCACCGTCACGGACTGCCGGGACCGAAGGGGCTCGTCTGCGTCGTAAAAAACGAGCCGGACGCTTGGCAGACAGGGTAGAGGGAGCTTCCTGAACCTGGAAACCTGGGAGGGCTTCTCCAGAACCCACAACCCATGCCACACGCAACAGGGAGACCCGATGTCCCCCCCGATCAGGGATGGGACATGGGCCTGCTCTTCCCacttagaaaagaagaagcaaaactatcCCTAAATGCGGAAAACGTAATCTTGTATATAGAAACCTTAGGAATCCTCTAAAACTGTTAGAACAAGCAAGTTTTGCAAGAATGCAGAATACAAGATCAAGGTACAAAAAAACGtgtatttttatacacttatGACAATTTCAAAACGACTTTGAGAAAACAATTCCACTCagaattgcatcaaaaagaataaaatgcttaggaataaatttaacaaaagcagCATAAAACTTATActgtgaaaactacaaaacactgttaaaagtaatgaagacctaaataaatgtaaagacacCCCATGTTCACAGACGGGGAGacaaaatactgttaaaatggtAACACTCCCTGAACTGCCCTATAGATTCAAGGCAATACCCTCAGAATCCCAGCTGGCTTCTTCGTTGAAGTTGAAAAACATCCTAAAATTCACCTGGAATCTCAAGGAACCCAGAACGCTCAACACAACTTCAAACAGAAGAACAAACTAGACGCTCACATTTCCGACTTCAGAACTCACTATGATGGAAGAGTAAGCAAGGGTGGCCCCACCAGAGAGAGACGTACAGACCAATGGACCAGAAGAGCGGCCAGAAATAAATTCTTGCACGTACGGTCAAAAGATTTTTGACGAAGGTGCCAAGACCATCCAGGGGggagtctcttcaacaagtgatgctgggaCACCAGCATTTCCACACacagaagaatgaagttggacccccaCTTCACACCACATCTAAAAAACTAGCTCAAGACAGATCAAACACCTAAACGCTAAGAGCTGAcgttataaaactcttagaagaaaacacagggatgAATCACGACCCTGCATGTGGCAATGACACCCATAAGTGCAAATCAACTTGGCAGTCACACAACGGCACACCCAGCAGATGGCAAGTGACACACAACCACATCTACCCGAGGGACGGGCCTCACATGTTGGAAGAAAGAGGCAAAATCTATAGGCTAAGAGGTCGGGAGAATGTCCCCTGCGGAGGGTGGACGTCAGTGGCATGGGGGTACAGGACTGCTTCCGCTCCCTCCTCTGGGTGCTGGCGAAGGGATGGCCACGGGGCCAGACACTTACGACTCAGCTACCTGTCTGTATCCCAGCCACACATCAATTCAAAAGTTAAAACACTTCAACCCTCAAATCAGAAGCCACAGGGGTCAAGCTGAAGGCCCTCAGTTGGAATTCAGGCTGGCAAGTCTATGCCGCCCAAATGCATTTAGTCAGTGATTTGGGGGCCAGCCAgtacaagaaaaaataatgcacTGCTTGTACACAGAGCTGGTCACAGCTTACTGATCAGCAGCACACTGGGACTATAAGGAGGGACAATCACCATGTCCCATTTCACGGGAACAGGGGAAAGAGCTGACAGGACACCTTACTGCCCTTCTAGGAAGGACATGTGCCTGAGAGCTACTGAGGGGAAGAGCAGAGTAGAGGGAAGAGGGGTGCAGATAATGGTTCCATTCGCACCTGGACCAAGCTGTACCTGAAGGACCCACCCACTGTTCCAATCTCACACAAGCAGTTATTCTATTCCTTTTGTAGCTGAACGCCTCTGAATTGGGTTTTTACCACTCAAAATTGAAACTGCCCCCAAATAATACACATACTACACTCTCCTTATTTTGCTCACTCACGCCAGCTGGTGAAAACCATTTCAGGTGGGCCCTGTGGCCCTGCTGTGCTCGGAAACCTGCAGCaggggggcaggaaggggacTCACCGCACGCCTGGGGGCTGGCCCAGGTGCGCCCCCCTGGCCAGCTGGCCGCCCTGCCAGGCGCCATCTTCCCCATCAGACTCCCCAGAGCCCTGGCCTTCTTCCCCGtcgtcttcctcctcctcgtCATCATCAAACTGCTGGATCCGGTCCTTATAGCATATCTCAAGCAGGTTGGCATTGGGCtgcgggggcaggggcagggggtgaggggggggGACTGCAGGCAGTCCCCCACCACCAGGAGAGGTCGGGGCAGCACTCACGTTGTCATCGTCGGCATTGAGGGAGAAGGTGATGTTGGCCGTCTTGTCAAAAGGTGCACTGCAGGAGAAGCACAGGGGCTGTGAGGGGAGGCGTGagccacctcctctctcctcccctcactggACGACCCTCGCTCTCCTCAGGCCCTGAACCAGCAAATGCACCTCCTCGCTAAAGCTGACCTGTAACCCCCAATCAACCCTGGCAGCACCCTCCGTCAGCATGGACGTCTGCAGAGTGGAGAGAAGTGAGTCGCTTAAGCGGCACGTTTCCCGCCAAGCAAGGTCCCACAAGATGGGGTCAGGCCCCACCTAAGACTACTGAACCTTGTTCCCTTTGTTGTAAAATAAAGGACACAGAACCTAGCTGGACGGGTTGTTTCTAGGGGTTGAGATCATGTTCTGGTGAGATATTTATTACTAGGCACATATTTCCCCCAGGCGACATATTTCCCCCAAGCTCACTGTTCACAGTGACGTCACGGATACAGCCTCCCACGGGCTGCCCCACACAAAGCATCATCCCAGCCCCGAGAGGGTCCGTCTGGACCAAAAGAATCAGCCTTGGAGCCGAACCAACACCGCTGCTGCGTGGGCCCCACCGCCAGCCTGCGCAGGACCCAGGTGGGGCGAGCGATCCTAGGGACCCTAAGGAGCGTGGTGTTCACCatctccaccctccaccctcggGGCCCACGTCTGCCCACACCCATCTCTGCTTGATTCTCTCTTTCTGAAAGCCTCATGGACGTGCAATGCCTGGGTTAAGGAATTAAATCCATGCATCTGAAATACTGACACAAATTGTGGAAAGAGGTTTGTCAATGTATACTCCTACCCACAGCCTCCTACTCGTTTTGTTTGCATCCTGCACCCCCATTTTCTCCTGGTGCGCCAGTCAGCCCTCCTCCTGTTCCATGGAAAGAGCACTCTGCATCTATAGCAAGGTCCAGGCTCCACCCCACATGGTAAGGATGCTCCCCAGGTTGTCATCTGTCTCTGATTCAGGAAGTACGTGAACAATCCCTGAGTGCCGACTCAGCACCAGCTGTAGTCCAAGCACGTGACAGACGGAGTCACAACCACCACCAGGGGAGGTGTTCTCATCTCACAGGGAGGGAGCAGTCTGTGGGCACAGCAACCAGAGCCCTGCGAGGAGCATCTTCAGGCCTGAGGTTGTAAAGACGTTCATCCATTTTCTCTTCCAGAATGCTTcatggttttggttttctttttacatttgaaGCTTTTAACCtctctggaatttattttaacaagGTAACACAATTTCATCCCAAAAGAGCAGCTGGCCGTGCCGAGGCCATTCACCCAGGGTCACCATCCCCGCCAACATGAGTGGTATCTTCCTTGGCCAGTGTCCTCTCCAGGGGCCTCCCAGCACCGGGCAAAGCAGCAGCAGACACAAATCTCACTTGAGTCCTTCCTACAGGGTCTCCGTCTGTCTGTGGGCATGACAACCCACAACTGACCTTCTGACAGTAACTGGCGAGTACCCTGGGGTGAGTGACAGCGCCAAGCCTCCATCTCCCTGGCTTCAAATGGGCGCCTGAGCCCTGAGCAGAAGGTGGTCACGGCACGTAACTGGGCAACACGCTGCCCATGATGAAACGGACAAGGCCAGGGCCCCGCCCCCACATGAAGCCACTATGGGGCCAGCCGGGCCTTTCTCTGTCATCACCCAACTCAGGAACACCCCCACGGCACGCCTGTCAGTGGTTGTTTCACTTTTCCTCAGGCGTCACGGACTCATCTTCTGCTCTGACAGCACTGGCTGCGCCAGCCACTGAGCATGGTCCCCAGAGCCTGGCGTGAGTCCACAGGCAGCTGCTCTGCTCCCACCCCGGCCCAGTCACCGCTTCAGACTCTCTCgcctcctgcccttcccttcACTATCTACCCGTTGCTGTTGCAAGGCTGCTCCTGAAACGGACAAAATACTAATaaaacttttaactttttctcCCACTGTTAAAGCAACAGATGCCTGTGGCAGAAAACTCGGACCTTAAAGGAGAAAGTTCACAAAGGGAGTACGAGGAGTGATATCTAAGTGTTGTACAACAAATACAAATAACCAGAACTGACCACTGAAAAACAATCTCTCCTGTGGCCCCGAGGCCTCTGCAGTGGAGGAGAGGCAGACCAGGTCTCAGTCTGCGAGGGTCTGTCCCACGTACTGCACGCAGCCCAGTTCCGCACAGCCAGCCCCCACGTCccaggaagcccacacacctcctGCCTGGTCCTCAACAAGGGAGGAGAGGGCCCAAGACGGGCTGCCCTCCAGGCTGAGCCCAGTATGGGGCTGGGTGGGCAGCGGGGACACGGGGAAGACATGGGGAGGACGGCGGGAGGAGCGTGCCATGGGCGTGCACGCTGACTCACTGCCGCATGTCCCTCCTGTCACACAGCCACGTGGGCCTCGCCTGACCCTGGCCTTGCACGGGGGCACTCACTTCACgctctcctcctgctccccaaACTCCTCGTCGTTGAAGCCAAAGTGGTCGATGAAGGCTGAGGTCATGCGCTGCATCTGGAAGTCCATGAAGGCCTGCCGGCGGCGGGGGTTGGGGGCAGCAGTCAGGGCCGGGTGTCCAGaacagcctcccctcccctgtccGGCCCCATCCGCACCTGCTGCAGCactgcctcctctgggaagtTGAACTCCTTGAGCCTGTCGTCCTCGTCATCACTGGAGGAGTGCAGGTGGTGGGTGTTCACCTGGACAGGGGGCGGGCAGGGGTCAGGGCCTGCAGAGTCCCGTAGAGGACGCGGGCCAGCCGGGGCTGAGGGAAGGGGCATCCTGGCTGGACCAGGAGGAGGGAAACAGGTGAGGGCTGACATGGGCGCACGTGGCACAGGGGGCTCACCAGGTCCACCGTGTTCTTCTTGTTGGTCTCTGCTAGGGGTCCCGCCACAAACGCCTCCCATCGCTCCCGCTGCTCCTCTGGCAGCTCTGCTCAGAGGGAGGGGCGGGTGTGAGGACCTGGcgtcctgggccccaccctcctCCGCCCTTGAGCCAGCCCCCGCCCTCACCCTTCAGCAGCTGCCCCAGCTGCTCGGCGTTGGGCCCCTTCTCCGAGTTCTGCATCAGGGCATTGGCCACTCTCGTCAAGTGGCCCATGTAGCCTTTCCGAGGGCCCCCTGCGGACCTGGACAAGAAGGAAACCACGGCTGGACACAGGCCCAccacacctgccctgccctgccctgccctccctgcaggAAGACTTGCTCACTGGACGCGGTCGTTCTCCTCCCAGGAGGTCAGGATACGCTCCACCAGGCGGCACTGCTGCAGCAGCTGTGGGGGAGCAGCGAGGGGCTGGTGCGGGGGCAGGTGGGACCAAGGCTGTGCCCACCACCTCAGCCTGCATCCAGGCCCCTGGTCTTTCCGCAAGgagcacgtgtgcacacacacacgctcctCCTCTGCTCACCCGGGAATGCCCTCTGCCTGTTCGATGCCCACTCAGCCTACAGAGGAAACGCCAAAGCCACTCCACCCGCCTCCCACTCCTGCCTGTCCAAACCCCCGGGGCCCCTCACTGGTCAGCTCCTCCCTGAGGCCCCAGGCGACATCCAGAAACGCACCTCCATTAGCATGGTGGCCATCACCCTGGGAGAACTCTTCCTGGTCCCCCAGGACACCCACTGCCCCCCGAGGTCACCACGCCACTCATCCCAACCCCTACACATCACCCTCTATCTTCCAAGACTCTCAACCGAAGGAAGACGCTAAGCCCCCAGCTTCCGGCACACGAATGGCCTGACTGCATGACAGGCGGGAGGCAGATCTGGGGCAGAGCCCACCCCAGAGATCAAAGGGAGACCTGGGAGCCCCAGCTCACATGTTTCACGACAGGGTTCTGGGCAGGAGTAGCAGAGCTGTCATCGGGAGGGGGCCCAGAGCTCAGCATGGTGCTCACACACACCTCCACTTGGGCGTGCAAGAAGTTGTTGAACACGTAGTGGAAGAAGAGGTCCTGGGGGGTAAGGGGCACAGGCTGGCTCTGAGCAGCCCCCACCCAGTCCCCGCCCTCCCCATGCAGCCGACCTCCTGTtccccagctggtgccccctccccccaccgcgcTTTGTCCCTCGTACCAGCAGGGTGTTGGGCACATCCAGGGCCAGGAGCTCCTGGGTCAGGGCTGCATCGTTGGCGCTCAGGGCGCTGGCCAGCAGCTTGACCACATGCAACCGTGTGTTGCCCAGCGGCGGGGCCAGGCTGCCCCACGTTGTGCGCAGCGGCTCCAGCTGCAGGCGTGGGAAAGGCTCAGGTCCTGCGCCTGCACGGCCCTGACCGCGGGGCtgccctccctgccacccacacCCCCCAGCGCCCTGCCCACCTCAGGCGGCTCCAGCAGGAGCTGGTGGAAGCGGGCAAGCCGCGGGCGCAGGGCGTGCAGCGCACCCACGCTGGACGCAGCGCTGTCCAGGGTGGCCTGGGCCAGCAGCTCCAGCTGCCCATCCACGCTGCTGAAGAAGGTATTCACAGTCACAGACTCGGAGCTGCAACAAGGACGGCGGAGGGCAGCGTGAACCACCCAGACAGCCTGTGCAcacgcatgtgtgtgtacacgggGGCACGTGTTGagcaggcctgggagggagggagaagctgCTGCCCCTGGGAGCCCGGGACCCTAGAGGCAGCGACCTGCCCAAGCAGCCTGCATCCCAAAGGCCAGCTCAAAGCTACAGGCAGTCTGCTCAGCCGGGTTCCTCGGCTGCCAGCAAGGAACAGGAGGACTCCTTTCTGGGGCCCCGGGACCCCCTCCCCTGCGGCGAAGGGCGTGGCCCCggggctgcctggggaggggccGCCTCTCACCTGGGCCTGCGGGGCTCCAGCAGTGTCAGCAGAACCTGGATCCCGCTCACAAGGACGGACTGGCTCTGTGGCCCCTCCAGCATGTTGCTCAGGAGCTGCTCAATCGTCTCCTGCCTGCGGCGGGGTGGTGGGCGTCAGGGAGATGGGCCCCGGGAAGGCTCCCCCTTCCCCCGGGCCCGGGTGCCGCCCACAAACCCACTTCTCCAGGGTGGCCAGCAGCTGGTCCGGCTCCGGGCTGTCCTGCACTTGGATCATCTGCTCCCGACTCAGGCGGATGATGTCGCACAGGGACTGGGACGCGTTGGAatgttgctgggggtgggggagagagagctgACACCTGGCCGCGTCCTGGCGTCAGGAAGCCCCATGAGCTGGAGACTGGGCACTCTCCCTTGAGAACAGAGGGTGGTACAGACCCCAGGACACAAGTGCCAGGGGAGAATGTAAGGCACCCAACACTGGGAAGGGAGAGAcagcagagagaaagggaaaccaaAGAAGACTTCCTGGAAAAGGAGACACCCCATACAAACTCCACACCATACACAGCAGCCAAAGCAGGGAACACCCTGAGCGTCCACCAGCTGGTGAGTGGACAAGCACTCACGGTCTATCCATAGAGTGAAACGTTCCTCGGCCTTAGGAAAAGATGATGCACTGACACACACTACGACACGTGTGAACACAGACAACTTGGTGCTAAGGCAAAGAGGCCAGTCACGGAAGACCCTGAACCACGCAATCCACTTGTATGAAGCGTCCAGAACCAGCAGacccagagacagaaagcaaactgCTGGTTGATGAGGCCAAGCGACTACGAGAAGGATGGGGAGTGGCAGCTAATGGGTGCTGGGCTTCCTTTGTGgagtgatgaaaaataaaatcaacacgGGGAGGGCTGCACAACCTGTGAACATCCTAAAAGCCACCGAATCctatattttaaatgggtgagTCATATGGCAGGTATTAAAGCTACTGGAAGGTAAACAAAGAGAAGCACAAGCAGAGCTCCGAGTCTAACCCACAGGCAGCTGCCAGGGCCCACCCACACAGACCGCCAACCCATGTGGCCCAACCAGCCCCTCACAGGTGCCCTGCTACCAGGCCCACGGCAGATGCCCCGCTGCCACAAAGGCCAGGACAGTCGTCGCTCTCCCAGGCCAGGCACTGGCTGAGTACCTGGTGCTGAGTACCTGCGCCTGCGGACCCCTGCGCTGCAAGCCAGTGGGCTGGCAGGACAGACGTGGGCCCCCAGGTGGCTCCTCTGAAGGACTGGCGGAGCTGGTCCAGGCACAAGAGACAGGAAGAGCCGCTAGACCACAGAGCCAGCaacagagaggagaaggagaggggccCCTGGGTAGAGCAGCAGCAAGGGACAAGGCAGAGGACCCTCTTCAGAGCCTTAACCCCTCAAGGGAGGATGGGTCAAGTTCCTGGTTCCTGAGACGTGTTCCATGTGTGCAAACCCCTTTTCTGTTCTCAGCAGGAGCCCCCCgcccaaatacacacacagttCCGGAGGCTTCCTTTTCTCATCCACTCGTTTAAGAAGGAAGGGGGGGACAAAgctggagcagggcagaggcCGGCAACACCAGGCGGGTGGGCTGCACTCACACTGTCGTCCTTCGACGGGTGGATCTGCTCAATGAGCCGCTGGACGATCTTCTCCTCATTGAGCCACTGGGGGCAAGAAGGTGGGGCTCCACTCACTGACCCCGCCcctgccgccccgcccccgccggctgTCCCACCCAGCACTCACGTTGACCACGTCCTGCCTCAGCTGCGGCCTCTCCACGCAGGTGAGGAGGCGCAGCAGGAGGTCCATGATGGCTGAGGTGCCGATGTGCTGCAGCAGCAGGTCCACAAAGTCGTCCTTCTTTCTCAGGAAGGACACGAGCTGGGGACACAGGCACCGGCAGGTCAGCACAGGACCCAGGCCCACGCCCGCCCGCCGCCCACCTCAGGGCACTAGGCACCTCGTCCGTCTTGCGGTTGATGAGGACGCCCATGACTTTGCTGAAGAAGCTGGCCAGCAGCGGGTTGAGGCTGCCGCTGCTCTGCAAGAAGCCGTAAAGCCGGTGCAGGAGGGACTCGTCTGCACCCAGCGCGTCGTTGATCTGGGGCACATCCGACGTCAGGATCTCGCAGGCCACGCTCGGGTATCTGACACACCCAGAAAAGGCTGGGGAGGGCACGCGGGGGGCGGAGGCCGAGCCGCCCAGTCGCAGTCCATTCATGctccccccacccatcccacccAGGCAGTGTGTGGCCTCCTGAGCCTGGACCTGACCCCCTACCAATACCTCTACCCCCAACCCTCCAGTCTGACCCAGGCCCACCCCTGATGACCTTTCTGAACTCCAACCTCATCCCCTCATCACCTTCTCCAGACAGGGAGAGGCCTGCCCTGCGCAGTGTGCTACCCAGAAGACCACAACCTGCTCCAGCTCTGCCCTGTAAACTGTACAGCCCCTGGGAAGCAGGCTccttggggcagggcagggccccgGGGGCAGCCAACCACAGATCAGAATGGAAGCTCCCTGCTACGGTGAGCAAAAGCCCAGTCCACAGGGCCACTGGACATGCTCGAGTTTGGTGGACCGGGGAACAGAGGTCAGGCAAACAAAGCAAAGGAAGGAGAAGACACACATGGGGGCAGGTAACTGAGAGATGAACACTGGGGACAAAGGAACCCCAGAGGTCCCCACCGTGCACCAGGCCCCGCACTAAGCAGCTGGCACCACCTCACTGAGCCCCCACTTCACAAAGGGAAGCTGAGGAGAAGCAGTCACCCACTCCCCGCCTGGCTCAAGGCCTCCAGGGACAGAAGATGCAGAGCTCATAAGGACCGCCTGTGTGTCCACAGTGCGAGAGGCGAGGGAGAGGACGACACCAGGGAACCAGGAGGACTGTCCAGCACAGACTATGCAGGGTTTGAGAAAGGCAGCAGAGACCAGGACAGACAGAAGCCCCCCGTTATGAACAGAATTCCCATCGAACCCCCAACAGGGCCCTGCCcgctctgcccacctccctggcACGCCCGAGGGCCctaggatgggagggaggggcagaagagtatgggggaggggcacagccaCACAccctcagtgcctggcaccacgctgggcactggggatgtggggggtgaggggacagGCCTCGTGCTGCCCACATTCCAAAAAGGGAACAAAAATCCAACTCAATAAACCGTGGAAAtaaagcgggggtggggtgttGGGCCAATGAAACAGACGGCCCACACGCGGCGCCCCTAACGGCTGTAGGAGGGGCCTCGGGTGCGTCCCGCTCCCTCCATCCGGAGGGTGTCTGGGGAGTCCCGTACCAAAAACGGGGGTCCACAATACGCACAAGTCGGGGGGTCCCATCGTGGGGACTCAATGGGGCGGGGCTCACTTGTAGCGCAGCCGCTCCTCGCCGCTGGCTGGAGGCTCCTGGGTGACCCAGGCCACCATGGCCTGCAGGTGCGGTGGCTGCAGCAGAAAGTCCAGCAGCTTGCGGTTGACGACCTTGCACTCCTGCAGCACGTCCTCCTCATCCAGCAGCTCGGGCAGGCTCAGGTCCTCTCGCTCCAGCAGCGTGTCGAGGTGCGAGCTCGTGTGCAGGTCAAACTTCCAAAACATGGCGCCCTGCGGGCAGGGGCTGTCACACGTGGGCTCCAACCCCGcctgcctccctccacctcccagccTGCGAGGGCCACCCTATGGGTGACTGtcctgcccactgcccagcccccTGGCCTGGGGAAGACCCCCAGGTGTGACCACACACAGGGCCCATGGAAAACAGCCCCAAGACTGTGCGTGGAGCCACCATGAGCCTATCCCCCAGGGCCTTTGTCCACTGACCCCATGTTGAGGCTGGAACAGTGCTCATCCTGGAACCTCTGGCAACAGACTCACTTCCACCCGCATTTGCCGAACAAACTAAAATGCCCATGACAGCCAGCCCGGCTGCCACCCAGCCCAGCAATCTCCATGCTGTGTGCAGGGTGTGCAGCgggcacagagggagggaggtCTGTGATGTCTCCAGGCTGTGCCGGTTGCCtggacaccacacacacacacacacacacacacacacacacacacacacgcctgacCCCCTGCCTGTGCTACCACAGGAAGAGAAAAcgtttgggggggatgggggtggtggcTCCCAAATTAGCCACTCCTGGGGGCCAAAAGGAACCACGACAGGGAACCACCTTAGCAAGGAGGATGGCAAAGCCAGCACCCACCACCTGGAGGATGGCAGCCGGCTGGCCAGCATTGGAGACCCTGCACACTTAGCTGTGGCCCACACCACCCGGCACTGACCTCAGGCGCACCTCATGTGGAGCACTGACAGGTGCCAGGTGGATCCAAGCCCCTGACGCACGTGAACTTGGCTGCTCCTCTGAAGATTTCTACAGGCTCCCAGCATAGACCACCGGGTGAAGACCCACCCTGAGCTGGCCGCCAGCTCCCAGGCCACTCGTTGCCCCTCGGGTCACCCATGCACTGGGCGCTGTGCCTATGGCCCCTAGACGGGGCTGTGGTCACCCCACCGTACAGCAGGCAACCACACCCGGGTAAGCTGGGCCCCCTGAGCACCGCGCAGACACTGACCAGAGCGCACGCACGTCACCCGCCTCGTGAAGACCACCTGGGGCAGAGGCCACTGAAGACAGACCCAGAGGCCAGGATGCtcctcccagcacctcccagacacacacaccagTCCCTCTCCTACAAAGCCCTCCCTTGGCGTCTCTGCCCCACACCATCCCCACCACCGAGAGCAGGCCTGCCAGTCAGGGCACCCGCTCAGAGGAGAAAGACACTCAACTCAGGAAGCAGCTGGGGCTGAAAGTGGGGCAGAGCCAGGCAGCACACGTGGCCACGGGCAGTGACTGGCCTTCTGACCCTCTGTTCCTTCAAGACATGGCCAGCACCCAGCGCTTGCTTCCAGCCTCCTCGGGAGCCTCACttatctcctccctgcccccagggtgACCTCTCAGTAACTGGGAACCAGTGGCTCTAAATCTGCAGCAATCCTGCCGGGACTCGTGTCTGTTCCTAAGCTCTGGCAGCCTACGGCTGGAGGTGGAGTGAAGGAGCCACAACTTCAGGAGACAGCAGCAGACACCTCTGGGAGCCCCCCACCCAGGATCTCCTGTGCCCCAGCACTCACCATCCCAGTCCTGCCTGAGTCTGCACACAAGGCTCTCTCATACCTGCCTTGGCCGACCCAATTCCACGTGTTGGCCGAACCCAGGCCATGTCCCCTGGTACCGCCATGTCCTCTGGTACCACCCTGGTCCCCAAACAAGCTCTGGCCCGGCTCCTCACACATCACCCCGGGACTGCCACTTCAGGGTGCATCTCCTCCACAGCCTGCAGCCCCGAGAAGCCTCCTGTGTGACATCACTGCTCTCAGCCCTAGGCCTCTGGGTCTGCAGGAGTGGGGGCATTCTATGGAAAACACGCCAGACACAAGAGGTGGACAAACAATGTTAGCTGCACCCCGACACCATTCCCAGGCCCACACAACCATGATCTCAACCTACTCTTACAATCGCCCCCAAGGAAGAAACCgatgaccccattttacaggtgaggaaactgaggtacaccaaggtctgGGGGCTGGTGAACTGTGGAGTTGGCGCCCAAGCCCCAGGAGGTAACTTCTCAGAGTGCAGGGGCCTTGTCCCACTCACTGGAGCCCAGCCACCGCCCATAAATACTCACAAAACAAGTGAGTGAGCTCAGGCCCAAGTTGGTGCCAGCACTGGCTCTGCCCTGGCTACAGCCTTCCCTAACCTGGCTCTCATCAGCTGACACCTCCAGGGAGCTGAAGGCCAGCTCTTTCCTGGTCCCTGTGGGGCTCAGTGGGTCACTAAGCTCCAAATCTAGCACTTACTCGCTGGACATCTCTGAGTTCAGGGAGGAAGGCTGGGTCCAGGTTCCCCGCAGCCCCACCTCTGtccaccagctgtgtgacacGTCCAGACCTGTACAGCACTTGTAC includes:
- the PPP6R1 gene encoding serine/threonine-protein phosphatase 6 regulatory subunit 1 isoform X3, with the protein product MFWKFDLHTSSHLDTLLEREDLSLPELLDEEDVLQECKVVNRKLLDFLLQPPHLQAMVAWVTQEPPASGEERLRYKYPSVACEILTSDVPQINDALGADESLLHRLYGFLQSSGSLNPLLASFFSKVMGVLINRKTDELVSFLRKKDDFVDLLLQHIGTSAIMDLLLRLLTCVERPQLRQDVVNWLNEEKIVQRLIEQIHPSKDDSQHSNASQSLCDIIRLSREQMIQVQDSPEPDQLLATLEKQETIEQLLSNMLEGPQSQSVLVSGIQVLLTLLEPRRPSSESVTVNTFFSSVDGQLELLAQATLDSAASSVGALHALRPRLARFHQLLLEPPELEPLRTTWGSLAPPLGNTRLHVVKLLASALSANDAALTQELLALDVPNTLLDLFFHYVFNNFLHAQVEVCVSTMLSSGPPPDDSSATPAQNPVVKHLLQQCRLVERILTSWEENDRVQSAGGPRKGYMGHLTRVANALMQNSEKGPNAEQLGQLLKELPEEQRERWEAFVAGPLAETNKKNTVDLVNTHHLHSSSDDEDDRLKEFNFPEEAVLQQAFMDFQMQRMTSAFIDHFGFNDEEFGEQEESVNAPFDKTANITFSLNADDDNPNANLLEICYKDRIQQFDDDEEEEDDGEEGQGSGESDGEDGAWQGGQLARGAHLGQPPGVRSRGSTDSEDEEDDEEEEEEEEEDGDGRAARGRAGPPSYPGPGPQPAGPGWTATFDPVPTDAPTGPQDCKEKEPHSGPPAPQEPRGVAPDLPAPRPAGPAAPDTLQLRSQDPAAPSAPQEAADGSNVAEPLAPCQALVRVGDLQTPLRGMHSAPSSLDRATRDPATSVPVPRAHQTPQTMEGEKSPESSGLPRSQSALALEPLPMPNGSAPGGPASPGSQ
- the PPP6R1 gene encoding serine/threonine-protein phosphatase 6 regulatory subunit 1 isoform X1; the protein is MFWKFDLHTSSHLDTLLEREDLSLPELLDEEDVLQECKVVNRKLLDFLLQPPHLQAMVAWVTQEPPASGEERLRYKYPSVACEILTSDVPQINDALGADESLLHRLYGFLQSSGSLNPLLASFFSKVMGVLINRKTDELVSFLRKKDDFVDLLLQHIGTSAIMDLLLRLLTCVERPQLRQDVVNWLNEEKIVQRLIEQIHPSKDDSQHSNASQSLCDIIRLSREQMIQVQDSPEPDQLLATLEKQETIEQLLSNMLEGPQSQSVLVSGIQVLLTLLEPRRPSSESVTVNTFFSSVDGQLELLAQATLDSAASSVGALHALRPRLARFHQLLLEPPELEPLRTTWGSLAPPLGNTRLHVVKLLASALSANDAALTQELLALDVPNTLLDLFFHYVFNNFLHAQVEVCVSTMLSSGPPPDDSSATPAQNPVVKHLLQQCRLVERILTSWEENDRVQSAGGPRKGYMGHLTRVANALMQNSEKGPNAEQLGQLLKELPEEQRERWEAFVAGPLAETNKKNTVDLVNTHHLHSSSDDEDDRLKEFNFPEEAVLQQAFMDFQMQRMTSAFIDHFGFNDEEFGEQEESVNAPFDKTANITFSLNADDDNPNANLLEICYKDRIQQFDDDEEEEDDGEEGQGSGESDGEDGAWQGGQLARGAHLGQPPGVRSRGSTDSEDEEDDEEEEEEEEEDGDGRAARGRAGPPSYPGPGPQPAGPGWTATFDPVPTDAPTGPQDCKEKEPHSGPPAPQEPRGVAPDLPAPRPAGPAAPDTLQLRSQDPAAPSAPQEAADGSNVAEPLAPCQALVRVGDLQTPLRGMHSAPSSLDSRATRDPATSVPVPRAHQTPQTMEGEKSPESSGLPRSQSALALEPLPMPNGSAPGGPASPGSQ